In a genomic window of Meleagris gallopavo isolate NT-WF06-2002-E0010 breed Aviagen turkey brand Nicholas breeding stock chromosome 1, Turkey_5.1, whole genome shotgun sequence:
- the P2RY2 gene encoding P2Y purinoceptor 2 isoform X2 yields MRSTRSPPHSGLLLTSVPSCEVPWGCTVLAQVHATSQSLSLALSRQCWSGCEPHLWAMSVHSFWVDVGWLMATSSGGMQIQCCSTGFSLSKSTLPGISHLLTASFLPRRVMANLSTPPAWTRVINSSFVAGSADNNTYRIKTWNASTTYMFNLAVSDTLYVVSLPLLVYYYAMGDNWPFGVGLCKIVRFLFYTNLYCSILFLLCISIHRFLGICYPLKSLQWGHVRYARRVSVIIWVVTVVCQLPVLFFVTTSMRRGTITCHDTSSKDLFGQFVIYSSVMMVLLFCIPFLIIIVCYCLMARRLLQPTRGMSRLSRSKKKSVKMIIIVLVVFSVCFLPFHVTRSLYYSFRSWDLSCQTLNAINLAYKVTRPLASTNSCLDPVLYFLAGQRFMKLTGNKIPWKPQNEMAMGTVPNGPLGTSNDTDTTSKEMKS; encoded by the exons ATGCGCTCAACCCGAAGTCCTCCACACTCAGGACTGCTGCTCACATCAGTGCCCAGCTGTGAGGTCCCATGGGGATGCACTGTGCTGGCACAAGTTCATGCCACCTCTCAATCACTGTCACTTGCActgagcaggcagtgctggtcAGGCTGTGAGCCACACTTGTGGGCTATGTCTGTCCATAGCTTTTGGGTGGACGTTGGGTGGTTGATGGCAACATCATCAGGAGGAATGCAAAtacagtgctgcagcactgggtTTTCCTTATCTAAGTCAACTCTTCCAGGGATTTCTCACCTTCTTACAGCCTCTTTCCTTCCCCGTAGGGTGATGGCGAACCTATCAACACCTCCAGCCTGGACCAGAGTCATCAACAGCTCCTTTGTTGCAGGCAGTGCTGACAACAACACCTACAG GATCAAGACCTGGAATGCCTCCACCACGTACATGTTCAACCTGGCCGTGTCCGACACGCTCTACGTGGTCTCCCTGCCCCTCCTGGTGTATTACTACGCCATGGGGGACAACTGGCCCTTCGGAGTGGGTTTGTGCAAGATAGTCCGCTTCTTGTTTTACACCAACCTCTACTGCAgcatcctcttcctcctctgcatCAGCATCCATCGCTTCCTGGGCATCTGCTACCCGCTGAAGTCCCTGCAGTGGGGACACGTCCGCTACGCCCGTAGGGTGTCTGTCATCATCTGGGTGGTGACCGTGGTTTGCCAATTGCCCGTTCTCTTCTTTGTCACCACCAGCATGAGACGTGGCACCATCACCTGCCACGACACATCCAGCAAGGACCTCTTCGGCCAGTTTGTCATTTACAGCTCGGTGATGATGGTGCTTCTCTTCTGTATCCCCTTCCTCATCATCATCGTCTGCTACTGCCTCATGGCCCGCAGGCTGTTGCAGCCTACACGGGGCATGTCCCGGCTCTCCCGATCCAAAAAGAAGTCGGTCAAGATGATAATCATTGTCCTGGTGGTCTTCAGcgtttgctttcttcctttccacgTCACTCGTTCCTTGTACTACTCCTTCCGGAGCTGGGACTTGAGCTGTCAGACCCTCAATGCTATAAATTTAGCCTATAAGGTGACCCGGCCCCTAGCCAGCACCAACAGCTGCTTGGATCCCGTACTGTATTTCTTAGCAGGACAAAGATTTATGAAGCTCACAGGTAACAAAATCCCATGGAAGCCTCAAAATGAGATGGCAATGGGGACTGTGCCCAACGGTCCCCTGGGAACCAGCAATGACACGGACACGACGTCCAAGGAAATGAAATCCTAG
- the P2RY2 gene encoding P2Y purinoceptor 2 isoform X1 — protein sequence MRSTRSPPHSGLLLTSVPSCEVPWGCTVLAQVHATSQSLSLALSRQCWSGCEPHLWAMSVHSFWVDVGWLMATSSGGMQIQCCSTGFSLSKSTLPGISHLLTASFLPRRVMANLSTPPAWTRVINSSFVAGSADNNTYRCVFDEDFKYVLLPVSYGIVCVVGLFLNLLALYGFIFRIKTWNASTTYMFNLAVSDTLYVVSLPLLVYYYAMGDNWPFGVGLCKIVRFLFYTNLYCSILFLLCISIHRFLGICYPLKSLQWGHVRYARRVSVIIWVVTVVCQLPVLFFVTTSMRRGTITCHDTSSKDLFGQFVIYSSVMMVLLFCIPFLIIIVCYCLMARRLLQPTRGMSRLSRSKKKSVKMIIIVLVVFSVCFLPFHVTRSLYYSFRSWDLSCQTLNAINLAYKVTRPLASTNSCLDPVLYFLAGQRFMKLTGNKIPWKPQNEMAMGTVPNGPLGTSNDTDTTSKEMKS from the coding sequence ATGCGCTCAACCCGAAGTCCTCCACACTCAGGACTGCTGCTCACATCAGTGCCCAGCTGTGAGGTCCCATGGGGATGCACTGTGCTGGCACAAGTTCATGCCACCTCTCAATCACTGTCACTTGCActgagcaggcagtgctggtcAGGCTGTGAGCCACACTTGTGGGCTATGTCTGTCCATAGCTTTTGGGTGGACGTTGGGTGGTTGATGGCAACATCATCAGGAGGAATGCAAAtacagtgctgcagcactgggtTTTCCTTATCTAAGTCAACTCTTCCAGGGATTTCTCACCTTCTTACAGCCTCTTTCCTTCCCCGTAGGGTGATGGCGAACCTATCAACACCTCCAGCCTGGACCAGAGTCATCAACAGCTCCTTTGTTGCAGGCAGTGCTGACAACAACACCTACAGGTGTGTGTTTGATGAGGACTTCAAGTATGTCCTGCTGCCTGTCTCCTACGGCATCGTGTGTGTGGTGGGGCTcttcctcaacctgctggcccTTTATGGCTTCATCTTTAGGATCAAGACCTGGAATGCCTCCACCACGTACATGTTCAACCTGGCCGTGTCCGACACGCTCTACGTGGTCTCCCTGCCCCTCCTGGTGTATTACTACGCCATGGGGGACAACTGGCCCTTCGGAGTGGGTTTGTGCAAGATAGTCCGCTTCTTGTTTTACACCAACCTCTACTGCAgcatcctcttcctcctctgcatCAGCATCCATCGCTTCCTGGGCATCTGCTACCCGCTGAAGTCCCTGCAGTGGGGACACGTCCGCTACGCCCGTAGGGTGTCTGTCATCATCTGGGTGGTGACCGTGGTTTGCCAATTGCCCGTTCTCTTCTTTGTCACCACCAGCATGAGACGTGGCACCATCACCTGCCACGACACATCCAGCAAGGACCTCTTCGGCCAGTTTGTCATTTACAGCTCGGTGATGATGGTGCTTCTCTTCTGTATCCCCTTCCTCATCATCATCGTCTGCTACTGCCTCATGGCCCGCAGGCTGTTGCAGCCTACACGGGGCATGTCCCGGCTCTCCCGATCCAAAAAGAAGTCGGTCAAGATGATAATCATTGTCCTGGTGGTCTTCAGcgtttgctttcttcctttccacgTCACTCGTTCCTTGTACTACTCCTTCCGGAGCTGGGACTTGAGCTGTCAGACCCTCAATGCTATAAATTTAGCCTATAAGGTGACCCGGCCCCTAGCCAGCACCAACAGCTGCTTGGATCCCGTACTGTATTTCTTAGCAGGACAAAGATTTATGAAGCTCACAGGTAACAAAATCCCATGGAAGCCTCAAAATGAGATGGCAATGGGGACTGTGCCCAACGGTCCCCTGGGAACCAGCAATGACACGGACACGACGTCCAAGGAAATGAAATCCTAG